The following proteins are co-located in the Betta splendens chromosome 9, fBetSpl5.4, whole genome shotgun sequence genome:
- the atxn2 gene encoding ataxin-2 isoform X6 has protein sequence MSMKAGGNRSKPGGGNTAGAASSGAGGSGGGRQNLGRGRHSGKGPAAVIFSGVYANMRMVHVLTSVVGAKCELKVKNGAIYEGVFKTYGPECDLVLDAAHRKSPEPSIGPRKEDIVESIIFKASDVVVVTFKDVDLNFARKDNFTDAAVSGKINGEHKEKDLEPWDGGETHNSDSLESLDTDVSNGWDPNDMFKYNEEKYGVLSTYDSSLSTYTVPLERDNSEEFLKREARAAQLAEEIEASATYKARVALENDDRSEEEKYTAVVRGERESHTLSRENKYIPPGQRNREAMSWGPARQNSPRLAQNSAGPPIPRPGPHDYSPSSGADQRVVNGGTYHWPSPCPSPSSRPPSRYQSGPSSLPPRATTPTRPPSRPPSRPSRPPSHSSHPSYPTSSSSFSHHGPASPASTLPKRMSSEGPPRMSPKSQRTPRTHRVPPCRTTGVPPGVDLISHNTPGELPVSAPTRSSSSGGTWSSVVSGAHRPRSPRQNSISGSSSGSSSLSSPQTGAAPIETVATPTSASSPTAASPAPNIVTSPSGEAKECRVQETRQTSPTANKENIKPLDSSSSITRPVCKGPPSMAPDHRKQIDNLKKFSVDFRLQSSSNTDPAFDQMMTKPPRDQADKPKDLPLDKTCSVGREGIEEGVVIAAGTPGGASAPSTATNTSKPGSPAALSPSPSAPDQKRTGLDVTSQGVQTTATSTFSGLKQEEKEEKKEAVQDQVRKSTLNPNANEFKPRFTTQPKPSNTPTPPRPQGQPSPSIVVPQPPTVYSQTVCFPQMYPLTPVSPGVQSPAMYQVQMPHMAVSQSKPYRPGKVPSMPQQRSDQHHPPGTPTMMHSATAAGPPIVAPSPAYSAQYFACSPQQFSQPLVQQMPHYQSQAQHVFSPVMQGSARMMAPPTHGQPSLVSSSTTQYPEQTHTMYVSPGPMPQQYPHHSATLHPHPQHPQPSATPTGQAQQGGPPQHGGPSHPAASPVQHPQHPQAAAAAAAAAQALHLANQPPQQQMYSALAPTPPSMTPGPNPQSPQASFPSAQQTVYIHPQQVQHGYNPSHMAHVQQAHMQSGIVPSHHPAPTHPPMMLMATQGPPGGPQPPMPQASLNPIPVSSTTHFSYLAHPQVQPHHQQQL, from the exons ATGTCAATGAAGGCCGGTGGAAATCGCAGCAAGCCCGGCGGTGGCAACACCGCTGGTGCCGCCTCCTCTGGTGCCGGAGGAAGCGGCGGGGGAAGACAGAATCTGGGCAG GGGACGGCACAGTGGTAAAGGTCCTGCAGCA GTTATTTTTAGCGGTGTATATGCAAACATGAGGATGGTCCATGTCTTGACGTCAGTTGTG GGGGCCAAATGTGAGCTTAAAGTGAAAAATGGAGCCATCTATGAAGGAGTATTTAAGACATATGGTCCTGAG TGTGACCTAGTGCTGGATGCTGCCCACAGAAAGAGTCCAGAGCCAAGCATAGGTCCCAGGAAAGAGGATATTGTGGAGAGCATCATTTTCAAGGCCTCAGATGTCGTAGTGGTGACCTTCAAAGATGTAGACCTTAACTTCGCCAGAAAAG ACAACTTCACAGATGCAGCAGTCAGTGGCAAAATCAACGGTGAGCATAAGGAGAAAGATCTGGAGCCCTGGGATGGAGGAGAGACCCATAACTCCGACAGCCTTGAGTCTCTGGATACTGATGTG TCAAATGGATGGGACCCTAACGATATGTTCAAGTACAATGAAGAAAAATATGGAGTCCTTTCCACTTATGACAGCAGCCTGTCTACTTATAC GGTCCCATTGGAGCGGGACAACTCAGAAGAATTCCTTAAGAGGGAAGCACGTGCCGCGCAGCTGGCAGAGGAGATTGAGGCCAGCGCCACATACAAGGCTCGCGTGGCGCTGGAGAATGATGACCGCTCTGAAGAGGAGAAATATACTGCTGTAGTGCGAGGGGAGAGGGAGTCTCACACACTTAGTAG AGAGAACAAGTACATTCCTCCAGGTCAGAGGAACAGGGAGGCGATGTCTTGGGGTCCGGCACGTCAGAACTCACCACGTCTGGCTCAGAACTCGGCTGGACCCCCGATTCCGCGACCAGGACCTCATGACTACAGTCCCAGCTCCGGGGCAGACCAGAGGGTAGTTAATGGAG GTACATACCATTGGCCCTCACCCTGTCCATCTCCTTCCTCTCGTCCCCCCTCTCGTTACCAGTCTGgcccctcctctctgcctcctcgggCGACCACGCCCACCCGGCCACCATCCAGACCCCCTTCTCGACCCTCCAGGCCTCCCTCTCATTCATCCCACCCCTCCTATCctacctcctcatcctccttttcCCACCATGGGCCCGCGTCGCCAGCATCCACTCTGCCCAAACGCATGTCTTCAGAAG GTCCACCTAGGATGTCCCCAAAATCCCAGAGGACACCTCGTACTCATAGAGTGCCACCCTGCCGGACCACTGGCGTCCCTCCGGGAGTGGACTTAATTTCCCACAATACCCCTGGAGAGCTCCCAGTGTCTGCACCAACcaggagcagctcctctggagGGACATGGTCCTCAGTAGTTAGCGGAG CCCACAGACCCCGTTCTCCCCGGCAGAATAGTATAAGTGGATCTTCCTCTgggtcctcctccctctcatcacCCCAGACAGGAGCAGCGCCTATTGAAACAGTTGCTACACCAACGTCAGCTTCCTCTCCTACTGCTGCTAGCCCTGCCCCAAACATAGTCACCTCCCCGTCAGGAGAGG CAAAAGAATGTCGGGTTCAAGAGACAAGGCAAACATCCCCCACTGCAAACAAGGAGAACATTAAGCCCTTGGACAGCTCATCTAGTATCACCAGACCAGTCTGTAAAG GACCCCCATCTATGGCTCCAGATCACAGAAAGCAAATAGATAATTTGAAGAAATTCAGTGTAGATTTTAGG TTGCAGTCTAGTTCAAACACAGACCCTGCCTTTGACCAGATGATGACCAAGCCTCCCAGAGATCAAGCAGACAAGCCCAAAGACCTTCCCTTGGACAAAACCTGTTCAGTGGGGCGGGAGGGCATTGAGGAGGGTGTAGTGATTGCTGCTGGCACCCCCGGTGGTGCCTCTGCCCCGTCAACAGCCACAAACACCAGTAAGCCTGGCAGCCCCGCTGCCCTATCCCCGTCTCCTTCAGCCCCAGACCAGAAAAGGACAGGCCTGGATGTGACGTCACAGGGAGTCCAGACGACAGCCACGTCCACATTCAGTGGCCtcaagcaggaggagaaggaggagaaaaaggaggcAGTACAAGA TCAAGTGAGAAAATCAACCCTGAACCCAAATGCCAACGAGTTCAAACCCAGGTTCACTACACAG CCAAAACCTTCCAACACCCCAACACCCCCTCGGCCTCAGGGCCAACCCAGCCCCTCCATTGTGGTCCCACAGCCCCCAACTGTCTACAGCCAGACAGTCTGCTTCCCTCAGATGTATCCGCTCACCCCAGTCAGCCCAGGAGTGCAG TCTCCAGCTATGTACCAGGTTCAGATGCCACATATGGCGGTCAGCCAGTCTAAACCCTACAGACCAGGTAAAG TACCCAGCATGCCCCAGCAGAGGTCAGACCAGCATCACCCACCTGGCACGCCCACCATGATGCACTCAGCGACGGCAGCAGGGCCACCCATTGTAGCACCAAGCCCGGCCTACTCTGCCCAGTATTTCGCCTGCAGCCCACAGCAATTTAGTCAGCCACTGGTCCAGCAGATGCCACACTACCAGTCACAG GCACAGCATGTGTTCAGCCCAGTAATGCAGGGCAGTGCCAGGATGATGGCGCCTCCCACGCATGGCCAGcccagcctcgtctcctcctcgaCTACACAGTAcccagagcagacacacaccatgtATG TGTCTCCAGGGCCAATGCCTCAGCAGTACCCCCACCACAGTGCCACCTTGCACCCTCACCCACAGCACCCCCAACCATCGGCCACACCCACAGGCCAAGCCCAGCAGGGTGGTCCCCCACAACACGGAGGTCCTAGCCACCCAGCTGCCAGCCCTGTGCAACACCCACAGCACCCGCAGGCAGCGGCAG cggcagcagcagcggcccaAGCTCTCCATCTAGCCAATCAGCCCCCTCAGCAGCAGATGTACTCGGCCTTGGCCCCCACGCCTCCTTCTATGACCCCAGGTCCCAACCCTCAGTCTCCCCAGGCATCATTCCCTTCTGCTCAGCAGACTGTCTATATACACCCTCAGCAGGTGCAGCATGGCTACAACCCCAGCCACATGGCACATGTGCAGCAG GCTCACATGCAGTCTGGTATAGTGCCGTCTCACCATCCTGCACCCACCCATCCACCAATGATGCTGATGGCTACCCAGGGGCCTCCAGGAGGTCCTCAGCCACCTATGCCCCAGGCTTCCCTCAACCCCATCCCAGTTTCCTCTACTACACATTTCTCCTACCTGGCACATCCACAAG TGCAacctcatcatcagcagcagctgtag
- the atxn2 gene encoding ataxin-2 isoform X8, translating into MSMKAGGNRSKPGGGNTAGAASSGAGGSGGGRQNLGRGRHSGKGPAAVIFSGVYANMRMVHVLTSVVGAKCELKVKNGAIYEGVFKTYGPECDLVLDAAHRKSPEPSIGPRKEDIVESIIFKASDVVVVTFKDVDLNFARKVSSDTDNFTDAAVSGKINGEHKEKDLEPWDGGETHNSDSLESLDTDVSNGWDPNDMFKYNEEKYGVLSTYDSSLSTYTVPLERDNSEEFLKREARAAQLAEEIEASATYKARVALENDDRSEEEKYTAVVRGERESHTLSRENKYIPPGQRNREAMSWGPARQNSPRLAQNSAGPPIPRPGPHDYSPSSGADQRVVNGGPPRMSPKSQRTPRTHRVPPCRTTGVPPGVDLISHNTPGELPVSAPTRSSSSGGTWSSVVSGAHRPRSPRQNSISGSSSGSSSLSSPQTGAAPIETVATPTSASSPTAASPAPNIVTSPSGEAKECRVQETRQTSPTANKENIKPLDSSSSITRPVCKGPPSMAPDHRKQIDNLKKFSVDFRLQSSSNTDPAFDQMMTKPPRDQADKPKDLPLDKTCSVGREGIEEGVVIAAGTPGGASAPSTATNTSKPGSPAALSPSPSAPDQKRTGLDVTSQGVQTTATSTFSGLKQEEKEEKKEAVQDQVRKSTLNPNANEFKPRFTTQPKPSNTPTPPRPQGQPSPSIVVPQPPTVYSQTVCFPQMYPLTPVSPGVQKSIIWKSPAMYQVQMPHMAVSQSKPYRPGKVPSMPQQRSDQHHPPGTPTMMHSATAAGPPIVAPSPAYSAQYFACSPQQFSQPLVQQMPHYQSQAQHVFSPVMQGSARMMAPPTHGQPSLVSSSTTQYPEQTHTMYVSPGPMPQQYPHHSATLHPHPQHPQPSATPTGQAQQGGPPQHGGPSHPAASPVQHPQHPQAAAAAAAAAQALHLANQPPQQQMYSALAPTPPSMTPGPNPQSPQASFPSAQQTVYIHPQQVQHGYNPSHMAHVQQAHMQSGIVPSHHPAPTHPPMMLMATQGPPGGPQPPMPQASLNPIPVSSTTHFSYLAHPQVQPHHQQQL; encoded by the exons ATGTCAATGAAGGCCGGTGGAAATCGCAGCAAGCCCGGCGGTGGCAACACCGCTGGTGCCGCCTCCTCTGGTGCCGGAGGAAGCGGCGGGGGAAGACAGAATCTGGGCAG GGGACGGCACAGTGGTAAAGGTCCTGCAGCA GTTATTTTTAGCGGTGTATATGCAAACATGAGGATGGTCCATGTCTTGACGTCAGTTGTG GGGGCCAAATGTGAGCTTAAAGTGAAAAATGGAGCCATCTATGAAGGAGTATTTAAGACATATGGTCCTGAG TGTGACCTAGTGCTGGATGCTGCCCACAGAAAGAGTCCAGAGCCAAGCATAGGTCCCAGGAAAGAGGATATTGTGGAGAGCATCATTTTCAAGGCCTCAGATGTCGTAGTGGTGACCTTCAAAGATGTAGACCTTAACTTCGCCAGAAAAG TCTCCTCTGACACAG ACAACTTCACAGATGCAGCAGTCAGTGGCAAAATCAACGGTGAGCATAAGGAGAAAGATCTGGAGCCCTGGGATGGAGGAGAGACCCATAACTCCGACAGCCTTGAGTCTCTGGATACTGATGTG TCAAATGGATGGGACCCTAACGATATGTTCAAGTACAATGAAGAAAAATATGGAGTCCTTTCCACTTATGACAGCAGCCTGTCTACTTATAC GGTCCCATTGGAGCGGGACAACTCAGAAGAATTCCTTAAGAGGGAAGCACGTGCCGCGCAGCTGGCAGAGGAGATTGAGGCCAGCGCCACATACAAGGCTCGCGTGGCGCTGGAGAATGATGACCGCTCTGAAGAGGAGAAATATACTGCTGTAGTGCGAGGGGAGAGGGAGTCTCACACACTTAGTAG AGAGAACAAGTACATTCCTCCAGGTCAGAGGAACAGGGAGGCGATGTCTTGGGGTCCGGCACGTCAGAACTCACCACGTCTGGCTCAGAACTCGGCTGGACCCCCGATTCCGCGACCAGGACCTCATGACTACAGTCCCAGCTCCGGGGCAGACCAGAGGGTAGTTAATGGAG GTCCACCTAGGATGTCCCCAAAATCCCAGAGGACACCTCGTACTCATAGAGTGCCACCCTGCCGGACCACTGGCGTCCCTCCGGGAGTGGACTTAATTTCCCACAATACCCCTGGAGAGCTCCCAGTGTCTGCACCAACcaggagcagctcctctggagGGACATGGTCCTCAGTAGTTAGCGGAG CCCACAGACCCCGTTCTCCCCGGCAGAATAGTATAAGTGGATCTTCCTCTgggtcctcctccctctcatcacCCCAGACAGGAGCAGCGCCTATTGAAACAGTTGCTACACCAACGTCAGCTTCCTCTCCTACTGCTGCTAGCCCTGCCCCAAACATAGTCACCTCCCCGTCAGGAGAGG CAAAAGAATGTCGGGTTCAAGAGACAAGGCAAACATCCCCCACTGCAAACAAGGAGAACATTAAGCCCTTGGACAGCTCATCTAGTATCACCAGACCAGTCTGTAAAG GACCCCCATCTATGGCTCCAGATCACAGAAAGCAAATAGATAATTTGAAGAAATTCAGTGTAGATTTTAGG TTGCAGTCTAGTTCAAACACAGACCCTGCCTTTGACCAGATGATGACCAAGCCTCCCAGAGATCAAGCAGACAAGCCCAAAGACCTTCCCTTGGACAAAACCTGTTCAGTGGGGCGGGAGGGCATTGAGGAGGGTGTAGTGATTGCTGCTGGCACCCCCGGTGGTGCCTCTGCCCCGTCAACAGCCACAAACACCAGTAAGCCTGGCAGCCCCGCTGCCCTATCCCCGTCTCCTTCAGCCCCAGACCAGAAAAGGACAGGCCTGGATGTGACGTCACAGGGAGTCCAGACGACAGCCACGTCCACATTCAGTGGCCtcaagcaggaggagaaggaggagaaaaaggaggcAGTACAAGA TCAAGTGAGAAAATCAACCCTGAACCCAAATGCCAACGAGTTCAAACCCAGGTTCACTACACAG CCAAAACCTTCCAACACCCCAACACCCCCTCGGCCTCAGGGCCAACCCAGCCCCTCCATTGTGGTCCCACAGCCCCCAACTGTCTACAGCCAGACAGTCTGCTTCCCTCAGATGTATCCGCTCACCCCAGTCAGCCCAGGAGTGCAG AAAAGCATAATATGGAAG TCTCCAGCTATGTACCAGGTTCAGATGCCACATATGGCGGTCAGCCAGTCTAAACCCTACAGACCAGGTAAAG TACCCAGCATGCCCCAGCAGAGGTCAGACCAGCATCACCCACCTGGCACGCCCACCATGATGCACTCAGCGACGGCAGCAGGGCCACCCATTGTAGCACCAAGCCCGGCCTACTCTGCCCAGTATTTCGCCTGCAGCCCACAGCAATTTAGTCAGCCACTGGTCCAGCAGATGCCACACTACCAGTCACAG GCACAGCATGTGTTCAGCCCAGTAATGCAGGGCAGTGCCAGGATGATGGCGCCTCCCACGCATGGCCAGcccagcctcgtctcctcctcgaCTACACAGTAcccagagcagacacacaccatgtATG TGTCTCCAGGGCCAATGCCTCAGCAGTACCCCCACCACAGTGCCACCTTGCACCCTCACCCACAGCACCCCCAACCATCGGCCACACCCACAGGCCAAGCCCAGCAGGGTGGTCCCCCACAACACGGAGGTCCTAGCCACCCAGCTGCCAGCCCTGTGCAACACCCACAGCACCCGCAGGCAGCGGCAG cggcagcagcagcggcccaAGCTCTCCATCTAGCCAATCAGCCCCCTCAGCAGCAGATGTACTCGGCCTTGGCCCCCACGCCTCCTTCTATGACCCCAGGTCCCAACCCTCAGTCTCCCCAGGCATCATTCCCTTCTGCTCAGCAGACTGTCTATATACACCCTCAGCAGGTGCAGCATGGCTACAACCCCAGCCACATGGCACATGTGCAGCAG GCTCACATGCAGTCTGGTATAGTGCCGTCTCACCATCCTGCACCCACCCATCCACCAATGATGCTGATGGCTACCCAGGGGCCTCCAGGAGGTCCTCAGCCACCTATGCCCCAGGCTTCCCTCAACCCCATCCCAGTTTCCTCTACTACACATTTCTCCTACCTGGCACATCCACAAG TGCAacctcatcatcagcagcagctgtag
- the atxn2 gene encoding ataxin-2 isoform X9 yields the protein MSMKAGGNRSKPGGGNTAGAASSGAGGSGGGRQNLGRGRHSGKGPAAVIFSGVYANMRMVHVLTSVVGAKCELKVKNGAIYEGVFKTYGPECDLVLDAAHRKSPEPSIGPRKEDIVESIIFKASDVVVVTFKDVDLNFARKDNFTDAAVSGKINGEHKEKDLEPWDGGETHNSDSLESLDTDVSNGWDPNDMFKYNEEKYGVLSTYDSSLSTYTVPLERDNSEEFLKREARAAQLAEEIEASATYKARVALENDDRSEEEKYTAVVRGERESHTLSRENKYIPPGQRNREAMSWGPARQNSPRLAQNSAGPPIPRPGPHDYSPSSGADQRVVNGGTYHWPSPCPSPSSRPPSRYQSGPSSLPPRATTPTRPPSRPPSRPSRPPSHSSHPSYPTSSSSFSHHGPASPASTLPKRMSSEGPPRMSPKSQRTPRTHRVPPCRTTGVPPGVDLISHNTPGELPVSAPTRSSSSGGTWSSVVSGAHRPRSPRQNSISGSSSGSSSLSSPQTGAAPIETVATPTSASSPTAASPAPNIVTSPSGEAKECRVQETRQTSPTANKENIKPLDSSSSITRPVCKGPPSMAPDHRKQIDNLKKFSVDFRLQSSSNTDPAFDQMMTKPPRDQADKPKDLPLDKTCSVGREGIEEGVVIAAGTPGGASAPSTATNTSKPGSPAALSPSPSAPDQKRTGLDVTSQGVQTTATSTFSGLKQEEKEEKKEAVQDQVRKSTLNPNANEFKPRFTTQPKPSNTPTPPRPQGQPSPSIVVPQPPTVYSQTVCFPQMYPLTPVSPGVQKSIIWKSPAMYQVQMPHMAVSQSKPYRPVPSMPQQRSDQHHPPGTPTMMHSATAAGPPIVAPSPAYSAQYFACSPQQFSQPLVQQMPHYQSQAQHVFSPVMQGSARMMAPPTHGQPSLVSSSTTQYPEQTHTMYVSPGPMPQQYPHHSATLHPHPQHPQPSATPTGQAQQGGPPQHGGPSHPAASPVQHPQHPQAAAAAAAAAQALHLANQPPQQQMYSALAPTPPSMTPGPNPQSPQASFPSAQQTVYIHPQQVQHGYNPSHMAHVQQAHMQSGIVPSHHPAPTHPPMMLMATQGPPGGPQPPMPQASLNPIPVSSTTHFSYLAHPQVQPHHQQQL from the exons ATGTCAATGAAGGCCGGTGGAAATCGCAGCAAGCCCGGCGGTGGCAACACCGCTGGTGCCGCCTCCTCTGGTGCCGGAGGAAGCGGCGGGGGAAGACAGAATCTGGGCAG GGGACGGCACAGTGGTAAAGGTCCTGCAGCA GTTATTTTTAGCGGTGTATATGCAAACATGAGGATGGTCCATGTCTTGACGTCAGTTGTG GGGGCCAAATGTGAGCTTAAAGTGAAAAATGGAGCCATCTATGAAGGAGTATTTAAGACATATGGTCCTGAG TGTGACCTAGTGCTGGATGCTGCCCACAGAAAGAGTCCAGAGCCAAGCATAGGTCCCAGGAAAGAGGATATTGTGGAGAGCATCATTTTCAAGGCCTCAGATGTCGTAGTGGTGACCTTCAAAGATGTAGACCTTAACTTCGCCAGAAAAG ACAACTTCACAGATGCAGCAGTCAGTGGCAAAATCAACGGTGAGCATAAGGAGAAAGATCTGGAGCCCTGGGATGGAGGAGAGACCCATAACTCCGACAGCCTTGAGTCTCTGGATACTGATGTG TCAAATGGATGGGACCCTAACGATATGTTCAAGTACAATGAAGAAAAATATGGAGTCCTTTCCACTTATGACAGCAGCCTGTCTACTTATAC GGTCCCATTGGAGCGGGACAACTCAGAAGAATTCCTTAAGAGGGAAGCACGTGCCGCGCAGCTGGCAGAGGAGATTGAGGCCAGCGCCACATACAAGGCTCGCGTGGCGCTGGAGAATGATGACCGCTCTGAAGAGGAGAAATATACTGCTGTAGTGCGAGGGGAGAGGGAGTCTCACACACTTAGTAG AGAGAACAAGTACATTCCTCCAGGTCAGAGGAACAGGGAGGCGATGTCTTGGGGTCCGGCACGTCAGAACTCACCACGTCTGGCTCAGAACTCGGCTGGACCCCCGATTCCGCGACCAGGACCTCATGACTACAGTCCCAGCTCCGGGGCAGACCAGAGGGTAGTTAATGGAG GTACATACCATTGGCCCTCACCCTGTCCATCTCCTTCCTCTCGTCCCCCCTCTCGTTACCAGTCTGgcccctcctctctgcctcctcgggCGACCACGCCCACCCGGCCACCATCCAGACCCCCTTCTCGACCCTCCAGGCCTCCCTCTCATTCATCCCACCCCTCCTATCctacctcctcatcctccttttcCCACCATGGGCCCGCGTCGCCAGCATCCACTCTGCCCAAACGCATGTCTTCAGAAG GTCCACCTAGGATGTCCCCAAAATCCCAGAGGACACCTCGTACTCATAGAGTGCCACCCTGCCGGACCACTGGCGTCCCTCCGGGAGTGGACTTAATTTCCCACAATACCCCTGGAGAGCTCCCAGTGTCTGCACCAACcaggagcagctcctctggagGGACATGGTCCTCAGTAGTTAGCGGAG CCCACAGACCCCGTTCTCCCCGGCAGAATAGTATAAGTGGATCTTCCTCTgggtcctcctccctctcatcacCCCAGACAGGAGCAGCGCCTATTGAAACAGTTGCTACACCAACGTCAGCTTCCTCTCCTACTGCTGCTAGCCCTGCCCCAAACATAGTCACCTCCCCGTCAGGAGAGG CAAAAGAATGTCGGGTTCAAGAGACAAGGCAAACATCCCCCACTGCAAACAAGGAGAACATTAAGCCCTTGGACAGCTCATCTAGTATCACCAGACCAGTCTGTAAAG GACCCCCATCTATGGCTCCAGATCACAGAAAGCAAATAGATAATTTGAAGAAATTCAGTGTAGATTTTAGG TTGCAGTCTAGTTCAAACACAGACCCTGCCTTTGACCAGATGATGACCAAGCCTCCCAGAGATCAAGCAGACAAGCCCAAAGACCTTCCCTTGGACAAAACCTGTTCAGTGGGGCGGGAGGGCATTGAGGAGGGTGTAGTGATTGCTGCTGGCACCCCCGGTGGTGCCTCTGCCCCGTCAACAGCCACAAACACCAGTAAGCCTGGCAGCCCCGCTGCCCTATCCCCGTCTCCTTCAGCCCCAGACCAGAAAAGGACAGGCCTGGATGTGACGTCACAGGGAGTCCAGACGACAGCCACGTCCACATTCAGTGGCCtcaagcaggaggagaaggaggagaaaaaggaggcAGTACAAGA TCAAGTGAGAAAATCAACCCTGAACCCAAATGCCAACGAGTTCAAACCCAGGTTCACTACACAG CCAAAACCTTCCAACACCCCAACACCCCCTCGGCCTCAGGGCCAACCCAGCCCCTCCATTGTGGTCCCACAGCCCCCAACTGTCTACAGCCAGACAGTCTGCTTCCCTCAGATGTATCCGCTCACCCCAGTCAGCCCAGGAGTGCAG AAAAGCATAATATGGAAG TCTCCAGCTATGTACCAGGTTCAGATGCCACATATGGCGGTCAGCCAGTCTAAACCCTACAGACCAG TACCCAGCATGCCCCAGCAGAGGTCAGACCAGCATCACCCACCTGGCACGCCCACCATGATGCACTCAGCGACGGCAGCAGGGCCACCCATTGTAGCACCAAGCCCGGCCTACTCTGCCCAGTATTTCGCCTGCAGCCCACAGCAATTTAGTCAGCCACTGGTCCAGCAGATGCCACACTACCAGTCACAG GCACAGCATGTGTTCAGCCCAGTAATGCAGGGCAGTGCCAGGATGATGGCGCCTCCCACGCATGGCCAGcccagcctcgtctcctcctcgaCTACACAGTAcccagagcagacacacaccatgtATG TGTCTCCAGGGCCAATGCCTCAGCAGTACCCCCACCACAGTGCCACCTTGCACCCTCACCCACAGCACCCCCAACCATCGGCCACACCCACAGGCCAAGCCCAGCAGGGTGGTCCCCCACAACACGGAGGTCCTAGCCACCCAGCTGCCAGCCCTGTGCAACACCCACAGCACCCGCAGGCAGCGGCAG cggcagcagcagcggcccaAGCTCTCCATCTAGCCAATCAGCCCCCTCAGCAGCAGATGTACTCGGCCTTGGCCCCCACGCCTCCTTCTATGACCCCAGGTCCCAACCCTCAGTCTCCCCAGGCATCATTCCCTTCTGCTCAGCAGACTGTCTATATACACCCTCAGCAGGTGCAGCATGGCTACAACCCCAGCCACATGGCACATGTGCAGCAG GCTCACATGCAGTCTGGTATAGTGCCGTCTCACCATCCTGCACCCACCCATCCACCAATGATGCTGATGGCTACCCAGGGGCCTCCAGGAGGTCCTCAGCCACCTATGCCCCAGGCTTCCCTCAACCCCATCCCAGTTTCCTCTACTACACATTTCTCCTACCTGGCACATCCACAAG TGCAacctcatcatcagcagcagctgtag